In the genome of Mastomys coucha isolate ucsf_1 unplaced genomic scaffold, UCSF_Mcou_1 pScaffold21, whole genome shotgun sequence, the window ttcacagacttagaaagagcaatttgcaaatacatctggaattacaaaatacccaggatagccaaaactattctcaacaataaaggaagctctggtggaatcaccatcctggaccttaagctgtactacagagcaattgtgattaaaaactgcatggtattggtacagtgacaggcaggtagatcaatggaatagaattgaagacccagaaataaacccacaaacctatggccacttgttctttgacaaaggagctaaaaccatccagtggaaaaaagacagcattttcagcaaatggtgctggctcaactggcagttagcatgtagaagaatgcaaatcaatccattccaatctccttgtacaaacctcaaaTCCAAGTgtatcaagaacctccacataaaaccggATACgttgaaactagtagaaaagaaagtggggaagaacctcgagcacataggcacaggggaaaatttcctgaacagaacaccaatagcttatgctctaagatcaagaattgacaaatgggacctcataaaattacaaagcttctgtaaggcaaaagacactgtcaatgggacaaaatggcaaccaacaaattgggaaaagatctttaccaatcctatatctgatagagggctaatatccaaagaactcaagaagctaaaccTCAGaggtgtctttttaaatttttttaaaatttttatttattttattatttttttttatcatcttagCTGTTTctattggtgtgaggtggaatcgcAGGGTCATTTTCATTACtaaatgactaaagatgttgagtacttctttaagtgcttctcagccttttgagatttctgtgttgagaattctttgtttaactctgtaccccattttttaattgggttatttggtttacaAAATCAATCTTAACAAGCCCCAtaccaaaataatttattatgttGTATTATGTCCTAAttgaataaaactagaaatcaacagcaagagaaatgtttctttgataatatgattatatttctattaaatatattgaaaaataaaagtgaaatatgTAGAGTTAAATTAGAGAAAAAATCAATGTAACTCACAGAAGTGGTAGTGGTACATGCTAGGTAACTGCTCGTCATCATCAAcatgcaccccccaccccccacccccatctctccacacccCAGATACCCTCcctcaccacacatacacacacacacccacacacacacacacacacacacaccacatatactcCACATACACATGACCCCATACCACTGCACACACAACACccacatccacactcacacatgcccACCCCATCCCaatccctccccttttctccagTTTCTATCATGACTTTAACATGATAGAACAGCTATGCCAGTATAGAGAGGGGCTTGCAAGTAGATGTCTTCTTCAACATTCTGTATCCTCCTAAAGAACAGTAAGCagatttcatcatttttataacCAGCATTGCTATACTGACAATATCAGTGCCTAGTATGTACCATAGCATCTTATAGAAAGAGCATTACAACAGCCAGACAGCTGCTCTGGTGTGGGAGGAGAGTGAGTGTGCAGGGTGGTTATACTCACAATGCACAGAGACTCTTCTACTTCTGCTTGGTTCCTGGTGCCTTCAGTTCATGTCAGTGGCATAGTCAAATCTTGATATCTTGTTCTAAAATAGATTCCAAACTAGCACTTGATCTTCCTAATCCAACTTTTAGATGAGAGTTTTCTAGTTTTTCCAGCGTTTCAGTGGATTGGTCATATTTCTGTACTATGCTTGAGCAGTCAATATTTGCCTATCATTCTTAAGGACAAAGGCCTTGATTTTAGCCCAAAACACAAGACAAATTTGTCATCACACCATAGGAAAAAAAACTTCCAAAATATTTCTCATATGTCTGGCTGCCTGCATTGCTCTACATGAATagagcatgtctgtgagggagctATTCTCCTCAAACTGGAGACGGTGGCCATCCTTACATGTGGTAGAACGTATTCTTTCATAACAAATCTTCTTACTGTCTTCTGCACTGGGAGAATCACAGGACATAAAATTCTCTGGGAAATGGCCCTgagtaaaaacattttataactttATGTTCTCAGTTTCAGATTTATGGTTCGAATAAGAGCTTTTCTATTGTAAAAATTGCAAAAAAGTGTTCAATGAGAAAATTTTGGAGGGTATTTGAGAAATTCATTGACAGCGCCAAGAAAGTTGAAGAAATTCGTATTTCTGACTACTTTCAGAATTATAAGaaaatcagataaaaaaaaaacatttgaaagcaCTACATTCACTGAGGCATTTCTGAGAGAAGTTAATGTATTGACTCTCAACATCTGCTTTCTGACATCTCAGTGGTTTTCTGAAAATGGCTGTCTGTGTATTCGTCCTCCTCAGGAGTTTCCTCCAGAGCCCTCTTAAGAACCGTTTTGAGGGACCGATGCTTTCTACGCTGCCTAAAGGAGCCTACAAGGAAGTAGATGATGGGGTTGGCAGAGCTGTTTACACAGGACAGGACCACAGTAACTTGGTAAATGTAACAAAAGGGATAATGTAAATGGATCCCAAACCAATATAACAGGAACAAGTAAAGCCCAAGAGGCAGGCCACAGATGAGGTAGACCATCACTGTGAGAGAGATCGTAACGTACAGTCTGGCCAGTGGTTTCCGCCGGGAACCACAGAGGATCCTCACCAGTAGGGCCAGACTGGACCCAAAGAGAAGCATAAACAAAAGAACCAGAAATGCACTTATAATAAAGTCAACGTTTTTCCACAAATGAAGATGAGTCTCACCCAGGAATCCTGAGAAGAACCAATCAAGGATGCCTATGAGAAAGGACAGAACCCAGATTAGGGCACATATGATAGCTGATGTGTTTGTTGGGCGGTGGCAGTGGTACCAGATTGGCCACAATACAGAAAGGCAGCGCTCTGTGCTAATAGCACTGAGGATGCTCAGGTCTGAGATATAGGGAATGATTGCTACATTGCCTAAGATTTCTTTGCTTAATTTATGAGCATAGATGCCATAGAAGTCAATGATCCGTAGCAGAGAGTCCGTAATGTGGCAACAGAGGAAGAAGGAGTCTGCCAGAGCCAGGTTGAGGACATAGACTGAGATGGCTTTCCTGCGCATGCGAAATCCCAGGAGCCAGAGCACAATGGTGTTTCCTGCCAATCCAACCAGAGCAATGATGAAGACCAGGAGGGATGGGCTCAGGATTGGATTGCACTTGGGATGGCCAGTTTCATTCAGTGGTGTAGATTCTGTGTTGTGGGATGAGATGGTTGGATCCATGCTCACAAATCTTCCAGTAGTGTCCCTGAGAACACAAACCATATTTGAACACCTTAATATTGACTCTTCTTTTTGAGATCATAATGTAATATAGATATTGTTGTCAACATGgctaaataaaatcatttataaataaaaggaGAGTAACAGGAGCACACGTATTAAGAATTCTGGACCGTGGATTCAAATTCAGAGCTTGTTTATACTCTATAGTCTGGGTCATTCTTCCTGTGTATAACCTTTAAATCACATGGAAATGATTCTCTTCTCTCGTGGTCAGTGTTGGATTTATTACCTGCTCATGGTAACCCCAGAAGAGAAACATCACATTTGCCTCCCTAGGACTTAAAATAACATAGAAAAGATGAAGATATCAGGGTTTTGGTGAGGTACATTAAGGGAAAGATACTTCCATGTGGTCAAAAGAATGGATTCTGAGTTTTACCCCTAACTCTGGGTAGAGATGTGACTCTGGTCTGCTCAGCAGCTTACAGCATCACATGCATTTACCTCCTCCCTTGAGTTGGCCAAGCTGCACCTGTCAGTCACCTGGCCAGGAGATTGCTAAGGTGGCAGAAGGAATGACAACTCCCTCATCCTTCACAGGAGTGCCACCCTCTATGGAGCCATCTCCGACCTTCCCTGTCTGCTTCTCTGAATGCACTCTAACTCAGAAAAGTGTaatgttcccttttctttctttagatttccTTTTGAACATGGGCCAAAAGCCCAAGTAAGGTTTTCCTGACACTCTGGATTTTCTTGATCATTTCTGAAACACACATTCCTTTCTACCATGGAGTTTCTTCCCAGCTTTCATTGCTGGATATGCCAGCTTTCTTGGGATGTCAAAAGGCAcagctttttctctttcccttatccatcttcttccttctggCAGCTGCCCAAATTTACAGCTTGCTTCCTTTGTTTTGCTCTGAAATTTTAGTAAAACTGTTATTGAGCTTCCTTCtgaatctatttttatatttttttgtgggGGGTGTTCTAAAATTCTCTTATTACCGAGGGAACCCTGATTTCTCCTATAACACAAGGACTCATTATGGCTTGGCTGAGcacatagatttatttttgtacacAAATCGTGTATATATAGGTAGGCTGGGTTTGGAGAGAGTGGCAGAGGGTTTTATATGAATCTGGACTGAATTGCTCAGCAACataaagtacagaaaaaaagagagtgagGTCTTAGTGCCTGGAACAGGGGtagagaaattaaaacagaacaacaaaaggaAGAGTTAATTGGCGTGGTGTGAAGTAAGCCACAAAATGGATTCCATTCTTTCTCCCAGGAGATCTTTAGTGGTATTTACTTTGCAGGAGAAAGCTTTTGCTTGAGAGGAGCTTTTGAAGGGAAATAGAAGTGTAGGACTTAAAATATAAagagacagcacacacacacacacacacacacacacacacacacacacacacacacaccctagttGTAGAAAGAGCAACGAAGCTGAAATCAACTgctattttctcttttagttgTTTTAGCAGTCGAAGAGGTAAggattaacatttttctttttaaattttagaaatgagaaagagaagccagtgaagaggaagagagatatGGGTATAAGCCAATTAAAGACAGATGCCCCACTCCAGTGTCTCTCTTCTGCTTCACAAACTAGATGTGACTCCCTTCAGAGGACATACCTAGAGAGGAGGCTCCCAGTAGTGgacagagggtcagtccattctCCTATCAGGCagaaaatatagttttttttGACAAGCTTTCAAAAACCTTAGTTGTCTGGAGGGTATGGGAAGGAAACTAGGATCTTTGTTGTCTGGAAACAGGGCCTTTCAGTTTGAGCATGTGGTTTTAGAGTCACTGGGAGACATCACCAGGAGACTGGAGGGGGTGGTGAGTATGAATTTTTGGCTCCTAGCTCTTGACCTGTGAGGCTGTGAGTTGGCAAAGGCAGTGACTTTCCACTTGCATGACTGTCCTTTTCTGCTACTACAACTATAGCTAGGATTTATTCTCTTCCAGGAAATGCTTCTTCTCTGGCTATGTATAGGGTTAAATACAGCACTCTACTATGGCACGCCTTATGGTGAAAAATCATGCATCATCGGTATCTCTCAATCCTGTCTATGACTGTAAACTGCTAACTCAAGGAACATTCCTCAAATATTTCAGTCtatgataacatttttattttgacaccTTTTCAGGTCTCAGATACGCAAAGGAGAATAACACTGAAAAGCAAATAGAACAATGAGACCTGGTAAGTAGCAGCCAGTCTGGAAAACAAGGTCTGAATGTGATCCTCATccattcttcccttttctttctttcttttttgagacagtctttctatgtaacccaggctgggctGCAAccttctatgtagcccaggctgacttcaagtGAATGTAATCCTCCTTCCTCATTCTCCAAATACTGAGATCAAGGGAGCATGTGACCACATTAGCTTTTACCTTTCCTTGTAAATGAATGTAAGATGCACCATTCCCCCCATGGCAACACATTGGAAAAACTGGGGTAAAAGAAGGGTCAGTGGTTTCAGTAACCTTACCGACATTCCTCCCATATTTAAGGTTGCCAACACTTTTTAAATGCAGCCTCATGTCTCCACTCTTTCCTTGAAGGAAGTCCAGTGGTCCCCACATGCAGCTTCTCAGTATTGAGGCAGAAGGATACGAACatagacaaatattttttttttcaacaaactcTGGAAACAAACATATCTGGACACAAATCCTTACCTTTCTTCCAATGCTCTGTCAGGAGCTGAAGAGCTGACTTGTGCTGAATTTGAAGTCTTCTGGGGTTGTGGATGCTAGAACATCTTTTTACATCTCCCAAGAAATACCAGTAGGAGGGTTAATCAGAGCTGGTGACCAAGTGAGGCTTACTGAGATGCTGGGCAGCCCATGTGATTTCTTGGGCTGGGGATTAATAAGATACCAAATCAATGTGAggcacaattcttcacagagctatTTCTGGACgacttcccagtttccactcctaTATGaacctctcccaccccaccttaTCTTGTATCCCCCCACCTCGGTAAGTAAGTACCATTCTGAAGCTTTAATTGCCAACTATGGGCCTAGGCAGTAACGATGGTAGCTCAAATGAGCTGCATGTAAGATTTATAGCTAAGGTACATTGTGGTGTCTCTAGAGCATCCTCctggcctggcttttttttttttctttcctattttcttcacCCGATAACTGACTTGTAGATGTCCTTTTATTGTAACTGACAGACAAGTTCCCACAGAGGGAACCTCTTCCCCAGTCCCACTCTCTAGACGTCACTTTCTCTTAGCTCTTTTAAATTCTCTGAATAGTAAAGTTATACTTCTGTTTTTAGTTATTCGTGTTGAAAGCTGAACCAACTGAGTATTTCATTATAAACTAGAGTTCAGCCTATGGAGTGTATactgcctcctccctccatttATGAAATTTATTATATACCTATTTTTGTGTAGTGTAAGCAGTAACGCTTACAAGGTTTATTTATCTCCTGTGGTCTCTTTTCTTGAGCCACACTTTATAACCAGATTAGCTATTTGCCATCTAATGTCATTTAAAAGTCAATCTGTTTTATGTGCTTAGAATATTATTTATTGGATTTCTTCTACATAATACAAAACACCGATTTGTGTTCTTTCTAAATTTGCTGAATCTGCTttcattatttgtatgtgtatggtttcAGGGTTGACCATTCTTCAATGGACAGCCAATAAGGACTCACCCCTAGGAGAGGCTAATTCTCCTTCTCCCAGTAATTGTTAGTAGCCAATGGTTCTTTGTTTAGGGGTGGGACcttgtgaagattttccttccACACTAACATGTCCATTTCTTTTGCCATTGTCCCCTTGTTTATGTTGCTGTTTTAGAAGAGActgtttcacagcagacttcctggtattctggctcttaaaGTCTTTATGCCCTTTTCCATTATGTTCCATAGGTCATAGATGCAGGAGCTATGATGTAGATGTATTTGTTGGGGCTGGGCTCCCCATGATCTGTTAATCTCTGCAGTCGTTGCATCCAGTTGTGGTCTTCTGTGACagtctccatttgctgtaaaaACAGGCTTCTTTAAGGAGGGGCAGTAGCTACATTTATCTCTGGGTATAAGGATGGATAGAATTTAGAATGTAGCAAGTAGTTATGTTGGTCTAGCAAAGTGTGGGAAGtaaattcttttatatatatacttatttattttttaaatttatttacatttcaagtgttatccacTTACATGGCTCCCCCCTTcatggaaaccccctatccctccccctccccctgtttctatgagggtgttcctccacccacccacccactcctgcctccctgccctcaattcccctacactggggcatctgttgaaccttcataggaccaaggacctctcctcccattgatgcctgacaaagccatcctctgctacatatgcagctggagccatgtatactccttggttggaggcttagtccctggaatctctgcttggttgatactgttgctcttcctatgaggttgcaaaccccttcagctccttcagtcctttc includes:
- the LOC116100515 gene encoding mas-related G-protein coupled receptor member X1 yields the protein MDPTISSHNTESTPLNETGHPKCNPILSPSLLVFIIALVGLAGNTIVLWLLGFRMRRKAISVYVLNLALADSFFLCCHITDSLLRIIDFYGIYAHKLSKEILGNVAIIPYISDLSILSAISTERCLSVLWPIWYHCHRPTNTSAIICALIWVLSFLIGILDWFFSGFLGETHLHLWKNVDFIISAFLVLLFMLLFGSSLALLVRILCGSRRKPLARLYVTISLTVMVYLICGLPLGLYLFLLYWFGIHLHYPFCYIYQVTVVLSCVNSSANPIIYFLVGSFRQRRKHRSLKTVLKRALEETPEEDEYTDSHFQKTTEMSESRC